A portion of the Parasedimentitalea marina genome contains these proteins:
- a CDS encoding BlaI/MecI/CopY family transcriptional regulator produces the protein MRKKQDNSLLTEVELEFMTVVWATGGGTVRDLSAELNKLQERAYTSVATVLKIMEQKGFLTSERIDRSLVYRPVVPKADYQKTTLKNLSSKLFNDTPAALVARLVEDEEVTDEMLVEMRALLNERLGDNAS, from the coding sequence ATGCGAAAAAAGCAGGACAACTCGCTTCTGACCGAGGTTGAACTAGAATTCATGACCGTGGTCTGGGCAACTGGTGGCGGCACTGTGCGTGACCTATCGGCCGAGCTGAACAAGCTGCAGGAGCGGGCCTATACCTCGGTTGCAACCGTGCTCAAGATAATGGAGCAAAAAGGGTTTCTGACTAGCGAGCGCATAGATCGCTCATTGGTCTATCGCCCCGTAGTGCCCAAGGCAGACTATCAAAAAACCACTCTCAAAAACCTTTCGAGCAAACTCTTCAACGATACCCCTGCCGCGCTGGTGGCGCGACTGGTCGAGGATGAAGAGGTGACCGACGAAATGCTCGTGGAAATGCGGGCACTGTTGAATGAAAGGCTGGGGGACAATGCAAGCTGA
- a CDS encoding AraC family transcriptional regulator, which yields MAGGDQQHTAVFAKMVARSLIEQGYDQHTVFRGTAFDDTLMQLESPIATAQDVMSFFEQGALLTNDDLFGFQLAQGQDSRRVGLVCYVGLAAPNVAAFLANYARYSRIYSDVLELDFSHLPDNGVVGWQFSISPGVERRQYVEYTSTIFLNTLRHFSGSDIVPVQVSFEHLRRQNVDKLEAYYGCKISFGAVRNSFEFRAEDLALPLISSDHQLLKVLQNYGDQVLAEKSRELPGLVFEVERVIADLLARGAATLDNVAIEMGMSPRTLSRKLAAEGTSFFRVLEDLRKSLSKSYLRDSDLVLAEIAFLLGYSGLSSFNEAFKRWTGSSPGQYRTV from the coding sequence ATGGCAGGTGGCGACCAACAGCATACCGCAGTGTTTGCCAAGATGGTGGCTCGTAGTCTGATTGAACAAGGATATGATCAGCACACTGTATTTCGTGGAACGGCGTTTGACGACACATTGATGCAACTAGAGTCCCCGATTGCAACTGCCCAGGATGTCATGAGCTTCTTTGAGCAGGGAGCCTTGTTGACCAACGATGACCTATTTGGATTTCAGCTTGCGCAGGGCCAAGACAGCCGCAGGGTGGGACTGGTGTGTTATGTGGGGCTGGCAGCTCCAAATGTGGCTGCGTTCCTTGCTAATTATGCCCGTTATTCCCGGATCTACAGCGATGTTCTGGAGTTGGACTTTTCCCACTTGCCGGACAATGGGGTAGTGGGGTGGCAATTCAGTATCTCCCCCGGCGTAGAACGGCGCCAATACGTTGAATATACCAGCACAATTTTTCTGAATACTCTGCGCCATTTCTCTGGGTCTGACATCGTTCCGGTGCAAGTCAGTTTTGAGCACCTCAGGCGCCAAAATGTGGACAAACTGGAAGCTTACTATGGCTGCAAGATTTCCTTTGGGGCCGTTCGAAACAGCTTTGAATTCAGGGCTGAAGACCTTGCACTGCCACTGATTTCCTCTGACCATCAATTGCTTAAGGTCTTACAAAACTATGGGGATCAGGTCCTGGCGGAAAAAAGCCGTGAGTTGCCTGGGCTGGTATTTGAGGTTGAGCGCGTCATTGCCGATCTGTTGGCCCGTGGGGCGGCAACTCTGGATAATGTCGCAATCGAAATGGGGATGAGCCCTCGGACCCTGTCTCGCAAGCTGGCTGCCGAAGGAACCAGCTTTTTTCGAGTCCTGGAAGACCTGCGTAAATCCCTGTCCAAAAGCTATCTGCGTGACAGTGATCTTGTCCTTGCGGAAATTGCCTTTTTACTTGGGTATTCCGGACTGAGCAGTTTCAATGAGGCCTTTAAGCGTTGGACTGGCTCTAGCCCAGGGCAATATCGCACGGTTTAA
- a CDS encoding carbohydrate ABC transporter permease, which translates to MKKRSIVPIIYILFLLLPIYWLVAMSFKTTNEILGGFSLFPQTFTLENYKVIFTDPTWYWGYINSISYVTLNTVISITVALPAAYAFSRYRFLGDKQLFFWLLTNRMAPAAVFALPFFQLYSAFELFDTYLAVALAHCLFNIPLSVWILEGFMGGVPKELDETAYVDGYSFPRFFATIFIPSIKAGVGVAAFFCFMFSWVELLLAKTLTAVAAKPIAAIMTKTASSAGYELGLLAAAGTLTIIPGAIVIYFVRNYIAKGFAMGRV; encoded by the coding sequence ATGAAAAAACGATCCATCGTCCCAATCATTTACATCCTGTTCCTGCTGCTGCCGATCTACTGGCTGGTCGCTATGAGCTTTAAGACCACAAACGAGATCCTGGGCGGGTTCTCACTATTTCCTCAGACCTTCACGCTGGAAAACTACAAGGTGATCTTTACCGATCCGACCTGGTACTGGGGTTATATCAACTCGATTTCCTATGTGACGCTGAACACGGTCATTTCGATCACCGTGGCGCTGCCAGCCGCCTATGCCTTCAGCCGCTACCGCTTTCTGGGCGACAAGCAGCTGTTCTTTTGGCTGCTGACCAACCGCATGGCACCGGCGGCGGTGTTTGCCCTGCCTTTCTTCCAGCTCTACTCGGCGTTTGAGCTGTTCGATACCTATCTGGCCGTGGCGCTGGCGCACTGCCTGTTCAACATCCCGCTGTCAGTGTGGATCTTGGAAGGGTTCATGGGCGGTGTGCCCAAAGAACTGGACGAGACCGCCTATGTGGACGGCTATTCCTTCCCCCGGTTCTTTGCGACTATCTTTATCCCGTCGATCAAAGCCGGTGTCGGCGTTGCTGCCTTCTTCTGCTTCATGTTCTCCTGGGTGGAACTGCTGCTGGCCAAAACGCTGACCGCAGTCGCAGCCAAACCTATTGCGGCCATCATGACCAAAACCGCATCCAGTGCGGGTTACGAGCTGGGACTGTTGGCAGCCGCAGGCACTTTGACAATCATACCGGGCGCGATCGTGATCTATTTTGTCCGTAACTATATCGCGAAGGGTTTCGCGATGGGGAGGGTATAA
- a CDS encoding DUF2160 domain-containing protein yields MFSWMAWTWPTALVFIGIFSAIGVLILLEIRTPGGDERKGVLGLVTTRGDRLFITLLGTSYIFLAWLGLIGMPLWGPLVLSIGWGIFCFRKV; encoded by the coding sequence ATGTTTTCATGGATGGCCTGGACCTGGCCCACAGCATTGGTCTTTATCGGTATCTTCTCTGCGATCGGCGTGCTGATCCTCCTCGAAATCCGCACGCCCGGCGGCGACGAACGCAAAGGTGTGCTGGGACTTGTGACCACTCGCGGTGACCGCTTGTTCATCACCCTGCTGGGCACCAGCTATATCTTCTTGGCCTGGCTGGGCCTGATCGGAATGCCGCTTTGGGGACCACTGGTCCTATCAATCGGCTGGGGGATTTTCTGTTTTCGCAAAGTCTAA
- a CDS encoding carbohydrate ABC transporter permease, translating to MKTVNQKAWFFVLPVLVLVAFNALIPMMTVVNYSVQETFGNNVFLWQGLDWFQQLLTEERFYKALGRQFLFTGLILIIEIPLGIAIALAMPRQGIWVPVCLVLMALPMLIPWNVVGAMWNIFTLPDIGLLGYFLNNVLGINYDMTQDPIAAWITIITMDVWHWTSLVVLLAYAGLVSIPDAYYQAAKIDGASNWSVFRFIQLPKMKPVLTIAILLRFMDSFNIYTEPFVLTGGGPGNSTTLLSIDLVKRALGQFDLGPAAAMSLIYFAITLLVSWLFYTLMTKDDLN from the coding sequence ATGAAAACCGTAAACCAGAAGGCCTGGTTCTTTGTGCTGCCCGTGCTGGTGCTGGTCGCCTTTAACGCACTGATCCCGATGATGACGGTGGTCAACTATTCGGTGCAGGAGACATTCGGTAACAACGTGTTCCTGTGGCAGGGGTTGGACTGGTTCCAGCAGTTGCTGACTGAAGAACGGTTCTACAAGGCGCTGGGACGACAGTTCTTGTTCACCGGCTTGATCCTGATAATCGAAATTCCACTGGGCATTGCCATCGCTCTGGCGATGCCACGTCAAGGCATCTGGGTGCCGGTATGTCTGGTGCTCATGGCACTGCCCATGCTGATCCCATGGAACGTTGTTGGCGCAATGTGGAACATCTTCACCCTGCCCGACATCGGGTTGCTGGGCTACTTCCTGAACAACGTGCTGGGCATCAACTATGACATGACCCAGGACCCAATTGCGGCCTGGATCACCATCATCACCATGGATGTCTGGCACTGGACCTCACTTGTGGTGCTACTGGCCTACGCCGGTCTGGTCTCGATCCCGGATGCCTATTATCAGGCTGCAAAAATCGACGGAGCCTCCAACTGGTCCGTGTTCCGGTTCATCCAGCTGCCTAAGATGAAACCAGTTCTAACCATCGCCATCTTGTTGCGGTTCATGGACAGTTTCAACATCTACACCGAGCCCTTTGTGCTGACCGGTGGCGGTCCCGGCAACTCGACCACGCTGCTGTCTATCGATCTGGTGAAACGCGCCCTTGGCCAGTTTGACCTCGGCCCGGCTGCTGCGATGTCGCTGATCTACTTTGCAATCACTCTCTTGGTTTCTTGGCTGTTCTACACGCTGATGACCAAAGACGACCTGAACTAA
- a CDS encoding M56 family metallopeptidase: MQAEALLNAYIDLNLLLLVGAVIWLGLRRLLTRHGLGKAFLPQLKLLNRLTVLLVTAPLLALGFTTWVFPHPPNISDMLVSQFLQGNVSLSATHFETIIGLREDLVRNLITQQAGWAHALVLLFSLGAALCTLHVITSVLRLRSCLRDAFLWKRIGPVELLISDTATVAYSTRSLFRLYVVLPSALLLDTRDLRLTIAHELQHFRQRDIECEFLLETLRPLLFWNPAYFLWRSEVRTLREYACDQALMARPHFDARAYCECLIRACAMAAKDRVFFSRRSPAVALVDRRETRRSATLEQRILAVTAKKDQPDYTISWALLSGLLVGAVMISTLLMQRPSDWSHDRLMLSTIVNLERMASRNTAGLGTAHSPIQITLE, from the coding sequence ATGCAAGCTGAGGCTCTGTTAAACGCTTATATCGACCTGAACCTGTTGCTGCTGGTTGGCGCAGTTATCTGGCTGGGATTGCGACGACTATTGACTCGCCACGGATTGGGCAAGGCATTCTTGCCGCAGCTAAAGCTTCTCAACCGTCTGACTGTGTTGCTGGTGACCGCGCCCCTGCTGGCGCTGGGGTTCACCACCTGGGTCTTTCCACATCCACCGAACATCTCGGATATGCTGGTGTCACAATTTCTACAAGGAAACGTCAGCCTCAGCGCCACCCATTTTGAAACCATCATAGGTCTACGCGAAGATCTGGTGCGTAACCTGATAACGCAACAGGCGGGTTGGGCCCACGCATTGGTGCTGCTGTTTTCCCTTGGCGCTGCACTTTGCACGTTGCATGTGATCACCTCTGTCCTGCGCCTGCGCAGCTGCCTGCGCGATGCCTTCTTATGGAAGAGGATCGGACCTGTGGAGCTGCTGATCAGCGACACCGCCACCGTCGCCTATTCCACCCGCAGTCTGTTCCGGCTTTATGTGGTATTGCCCTCGGCATTGCTTCTCGACACGCGTGACCTGCGGCTGACCATTGCCCATGAATTGCAACATTTCCGCCAACGCGACATCGAGTGCGAATTTCTGCTGGAAACTCTGCGTCCGCTGCTATTCTGGAACCCGGCCTATTTTCTGTGGCGCAGCGAAGTCCGCACTTTGCGCGAATACGCCTGCGATCAGGCCCTGATGGCGCGACCTCACTTTGATGCCCGCGCCTATTGCGAATGCCTGATTCGCGCCTGCGCCATGGCAGCAAAGGACCGTGTGTTCTTTAGCCGCCGCAGTCCAGCTGTCGCCTTGGTTGATCGTCGCGAGACCAGACGCAGCGCCACACTGGAACAGCGCATTCTGGCAGTGACGGCCAAAAAAGATCAGCCCGACTATACTATCAGCTGGGCGCTGCTGTCTGGCCTGCTGGTCGGCGCAGTCATGATTTCCACCCTGCTGATGCAACGCCCCAGCGACTGGAGTCATGACAGGTTGATGCTGTCGACCATCGTCAACCTTGAACGCATGGCAAGCCGCAATACTGCCGGCCTGGGTACAGCGCATAGCCCCATTCAGATCACTTTGGAATAA
- a CDS encoding ABC transporter ATP-binding protein, whose protein sequence is MALELKSVTKRVGANLHVKETSLILQPGHFNVLLGATGSGKTSLIKLMAGLDPLASGEIWMDGQNVSKLNTQKRNISLVHQFFINYPHMTVYENIASPLKVAGMAKSEIQGRVEEAADILQLRPMLKRMPHELSGGQQQRTALARAIAKESKAVFLDEPLANLDYKLREELRDQLPELFAGRGAVVVYATSEPEEALLLGGQTALMEDGHVTQFGVTADIYRNPANVSAAAVFSDPPINTAEITKQGSNATLGSGVSWAMPGDAAGLVDGKYTIAIRPHHVLPMVTDKNTVRLSGQVQVTELSGSESSAHFDMGSGSWVSLAAGVHPYLVGETHDFYMDPSACYVFAPDGSRVA, encoded by the coding sequence ATGGCTCTCGAATTAAAATCTGTGACCAAGCGCGTCGGCGCCAATTTGCATGTCAAGGAGACCTCCCTGATCCTGCAACCTGGTCACTTCAATGTCCTGTTGGGCGCAACCGGATCTGGAAAAACCTCTCTGATCAAACTGATGGCTGGGCTTGACCCCCTAGCCAGTGGCGAGATCTGGATGGATGGTCAGAACGTATCCAAGCTCAACACCCAGAAACGCAATATCAGCCTGGTGCACCAGTTTTTCATCAACTACCCGCACATGACGGTATACGAAAACATCGCCTCGCCGCTGAAAGTCGCGGGTATGGCCAAATCTGAAATTCAAGGTCGCGTCGAAGAGGCGGCAGATATTTTGCAGCTGCGCCCAATGTTAAAGCGGATGCCGCATGAACTGTCCGGTGGCCAGCAGCAGCGTACCGCATTGGCCCGCGCCATTGCCAAGGAAAGCAAGGCCGTGTTCTTGGACGAACCGCTGGCCAACCTTGACTACAAACTGCGCGAAGAACTGCGTGACCAACTGCCCGAATTGTTTGCCGGTCGCGGTGCGGTGGTGGTCTATGCCACTTCGGAACCCGAAGAAGCCCTGTTGCTGGGCGGTCAGACCGCACTGATGGAAGACGGCCATGTGACCCAATTTGGCGTCACCGCCGACATCTACCGCAACCCGGCCAATGTTTCCGCTGCTGCTGTTTTCTCGGATCCGCCAATCAACACAGCTGAAATTACCAAGCAAGGCAGCAACGCCACCTTGGGTTCCGGTGTATCCTGGGCCATGCCCGGCGACGCTGCAGGGCTTGTGGATGGCAAATACACCATCGCCATTCGCCCCCATCACGTGCTGCCGATGGTAACTGATAAAAACACAGTGCGCCTGTCCGGTCAGGTCCAGGTGACCGAGCTGTCCGGCTCAGAAAGCAGCGCCCATTTCGATATGGGCAGTGGCAGCTGGGTTTCTCTGGCAGCTGGTGTTCACCCCTACCTTGTGGGCGAAACCCATGATTTCTATATGGACCCATCCGCGTGCTACGTTTTTGCACCCGATGGCTCCCGCGTGGCGTGA
- a CDS encoding THUMP domain-containing class I SAM-dependent RNA methyltransferase, giving the protein MMTETEFDIFLVAAPGTEVALRDEAREKGFGSPSVQPGGVTISGTWPDVWRANLQLRGAARVLARIGEIRAFHLAQLDKRARKFPWGDVLRPDVPVKVEVVTNKKSKIYHAGAAIQRFEKAISEELGAPISAEADVRIKVRIDDNLCIISVDTSGEALHKRNHKPAVGKAPMRENLAAMFLSQCGYDGSEPVVDPMCGSGTFVIEAAEIAMGLIPGRSRSFAFEQLANFDEAAWQKMRGAGQGTATELRFYGSDRNAGVVDAAISNAGRAGVDGCTVFTHQAVSDLTPPDGPPGLVIVNPPYGARIGNKKLLYALYGALGKTLSARFSGWRVGIVTSEAGLANATALPFLPTGAAVAHGGIKIRLFQTAPLR; this is encoded by the coding sequence ATGATGACAGAGACAGAATTTGATATCTTCCTCGTTGCAGCTCCGGGAACGGAGGTGGCACTACGGGATGAAGCCCGCGAAAAGGGCTTTGGATCACCCTCGGTCCAACCCGGAGGCGTCACCATTTCAGGCACCTGGCCGGACGTCTGGCGCGCCAATCTGCAGCTGCGTGGGGCGGCACGTGTGTTGGCGCGCATTGGCGAAATACGCGCCTTTCATTTGGCCCAACTGGACAAACGTGCCCGTAAATTCCCCTGGGGCGATGTGCTGCGCCCGGATGTGCCGGTCAAGGTCGAAGTAGTCACCAACAAGAAGTCCAAGATCTATCACGCAGGGGCTGCCATCCAACGGTTTGAAAAAGCCATCAGCGAGGAACTTGGCGCGCCGATTTCAGCCGAGGCAGATGTGCGCATCAAGGTGCGTATTGATGATAACCTTTGTATCATCAGCGTTGATACCTCAGGCGAGGCGCTGCACAAACGGAACCACAAACCCGCCGTAGGCAAGGCGCCAATGCGCGAAAACCTGGCGGCGATGTTTCTTAGCCAATGTGGCTATGATGGCAGCGAGCCGGTGGTGGATCCGATGTGTGGTTCTGGCACTTTTGTGATCGAGGCGGCAGAGATTGCAATGGGTCTGATCCCGGGCCGCAGCCGCAGCTTCGCCTTTGAGCAACTGGCCAATTTTGACGAGGCAGCCTGGCAGAAGATGCGTGGAGCTGGGCAGGGGACAGCGACCGAGTTGCGGTTCTACGGATCTGACCGCAATGCAGGTGTCGTTGATGCGGCCATTTCCAACGCCGGGCGCGCCGGTGTCGACGGGTGCACGGTCTTCACCCATCAGGCGGTCAGCGATCTGACGCCACCAGATGGCCCCCCGGGACTGGTGATTGTTAACCCACCTTATGGGGCGCGAATTGGCAACAAGAAGCTGCTCTATGCGCTGTACGGTGCGCTGGGCAAAACCCTGAGCGCTCGTTTTTCCGGCTGGCGGGTGGGTATTGTGACCAGCGAGGCTGGGCTGGCCAATGCAACCGCGCTGCCGTTCCTGCCCACAGGGGCCGCAGTGGCGCATGGCGGTATCAAAATCCGCCTGTTTCAAACGGCGCCGCTTCGTTGA
- a CDS encoding AraC family transcriptional regulator — MAGSAEQHLAIFASMLANRLIERGFAAEDIFRGTNFDSTLLTETVPMCALSDSVQFFERAALLTKNQNLGFQFGKDQDIRRVGLICYVGLAAPTVGGFLANFARYSRVASPALEIDKSQLLDAGMIDWEYAISPSLKRRQYVEFSAASLLHTIRQFTVDRVSPRMVRFQHNRRNQIAEIEDHFGCKIEFGAASNGFTFALEDLERPLTSADEQLLSVLQGYGDKILADMARQNPGLVVEVERAIAEQLGAGSVTLETVASGLGLSPRTLSRKLAAEGTSFFQLLEGLRISLSKSYLRDSNLMLAEIAFLLGYSGLGSFNDAFKRWTGHSPGQFRAE; from the coding sequence ATGGCTGGCTCAGCCGAACAGCATTTAGCTATTTTCGCCAGTATGCTGGCGAATCGACTGATAGAGCGCGGCTTTGCTGCGGAGGATATCTTTCGTGGGACCAACTTCGACTCGACGCTACTGACGGAAACCGTACCGATGTGTGCTTTGTCCGATAGTGTACAGTTTTTCGAACGGGCTGCCCTGCTGACCAAGAATCAAAACCTCGGTTTCCAGTTTGGCAAGGATCAGGATATTCGGCGCGTTGGGCTTATTTGCTATGTTGGCCTGGCTGCCCCAACTGTTGGCGGGTTTCTGGCAAATTTTGCACGTTATTCACGGGTCGCCAGCCCTGCGCTGGAAATTGACAAGTCCCAGTTGTTGGATGCCGGGATGATTGACTGGGAATATGCGATTTCTCCCAGTCTGAAACGCCGCCAGTATGTTGAATTTTCGGCTGCAAGCCTTTTGCACACGATACGTCAGTTTACGGTGGATCGGGTGTCACCAAGGATGGTCCGGTTCCAGCACAACAGGCGCAACCAAATTGCCGAAATTGAGGATCATTTTGGCTGTAAAATTGAGTTCGGAGCCGCGAGTAACGGTTTTACATTTGCTCTGGAGGACTTGGAGCGTCCTTTGACCTCGGCTGATGAGCAGCTGTTGTCTGTTTTGCAGGGGTATGGCGACAAGATCCTGGCCGATATGGCGCGTCAGAATCCAGGTCTGGTGGTCGAAGTCGAACGCGCAATCGCTGAGCAGCTTGGGGCCGGATCAGTGACGCTGGAAACCGTTGCCAGCGGATTAGGCTTAAGCCCGCGCACGCTGTCGCGAAAGCTGGCCGCCGAGGGCACCAGTTTTTTTCAATTGCTAGAGGGTCTGCGCATTTCTCTCTCGAAAAGTTATCTGCGTGACAGCAATCTAATGTTGGCTGAAATTGCATTCTTACTGGGATATTCGGGGTTGGGTAGTTTCAATGATGCGTTCAAGCGCTGGACCGGCCACAGTCCCGGGC
- a CDS encoding ABC transporter substrate-binding protein — MRKYLLSAVAASAVVAGSIGHADEAAANKWINEEFQPSVLTKDEQLAEMQWFIQAAQPFAGMEINVLSEGIPTHGYESEVLTKAFEEITGIKVNHQILGEGEVVQAVQTQMQTQRNLYDAYVNDSDLIGTHSRLQLAYNLTDFMAGEGADVTNPGLDLEDFMGTQFTTGPDGDLYQLPDQQFANLYWFRKDWFDRADLQEAFKAKYGYDLGVPVNWSAYEDIAEFFSKDVKEIDGTAIYGHMDYGKRAPDLGWRMTDAWLSMAGAGSKGEPNGVPIDEWGIRMEAGSCNPSGASVTRGGAANGPAAVYAIRKWDEWLRAYAPPGAASFDFYQSLPALSQGNVAQQIFWYTAFTADMVKPQSEGNNTVDAEGTPLWRMAPSPHGPYWEEGQKVGYQDVGSWTILKSTPLDRAKAAWLYSQFVVSKTVDVKKSHVGLTFIRDSSINHESFSERAGKLGGLVEFYRSPDRVAWSPTGINVPDYPKLAQIWWQQIGDVNSGAFTPQEAMDRLAEEMDITMGRMQRADEAANVYGGCGPRLNEEKDADWWMANGGAKPMLDNEKPAGQTVNYDDLVARWATE, encoded by the coding sequence ATGCGCAAGTATCTTCTCTCCGCTGTTGCAGCGTCTGCTGTAGTTGCGGGATCAATAGGGCATGCCGATGAGGCCGCTGCCAACAAATGGATTAACGAGGAATTCCAACCCTCAGTTTTGACCAAGGACGAACAGCTGGCAGAAATGCAGTGGTTCATTCAGGCTGCACAGCCTTTTGCCGGCATGGAAATCAACGTGCTGTCCGAGGGTATTCCGACACATGGATACGAGTCCGAAGTTCTGACCAAGGCCTTTGAAGAAATCACCGGCATCAAGGTCAACCACCAGATCTTGGGTGAAGGCGAAGTTGTGCAGGCGGTTCAGACCCAAATGCAAACGCAGCGGAACCTCTATGACGCTTACGTCAATGACTCGGATCTGATCGGCACCCACTCGCGTCTGCAACTGGCCTACAACCTGACCGACTTTATGGCAGGCGAAGGCGCTGACGTGACCAACCCGGGTCTGGATCTGGAAGACTTCATGGGCACCCAGTTCACCACTGGCCCGGATGGCGACCTGTACCAGCTGCCCGATCAGCAGTTTGCCAACCTGTACTGGTTCCGCAAGGACTGGTTCGACCGAGCCGACCTGCAGGAAGCCTTCAAAGCCAAGTATGGCTATGATCTGGGTGTTCCGGTCAACTGGTCTGCCTATGAAGACATCGCCGAGTTCTTCAGCAAGGACGTCAAGGAAATCGACGGTACCGCCATCTATGGTCACATGGACTATGGTAAGCGCGCGCCTGACCTTGGCTGGCGTATGACTGATGCCTGGCTGTCGATGGCCGGTGCTGGTTCGAAAGGTGAGCCTAACGGTGTGCCAATCGACGAATGGGGCATCCGCATGGAAGCCGGTTCCTGTAACCCATCGGGCGCAAGTGTCACTCGTGGTGGGGCTGCAAACGGTCCAGCTGCGGTTTATGCGATCCGCAAATGGGACGAATGGCTGCGGGCCTATGCCCCTCCAGGTGCTGCGAGCTTTGACTTCTATCAGTCACTGCCAGCCCTGTCGCAAGGCAATGTTGCTCAGCAGATCTTCTGGTACACAGCATTCACCGCCGACATGGTGAAACCACAGTCCGAAGGCAACAACACTGTTGATGCCGAAGGCACGCCACTGTGGCGGATGGCACCTAGCCCACACGGCCCATACTGGGAAGAAGGCCAAAAGGTTGGTTATCAGGACGTTGGCTCCTGGACGATCCTCAAGTCTACTCCTCTGGATCGTGCCAAGGCAGCATGGCTCTACTCGCAGTTTGTGGTCTCCAAGACTGTGGACGTCAAGAAAAGCCACGTTGGTCTGACCTTCATCCGCGACAGCTCGATCAACCACGAGAGCTTCTCGGAGCGGGCTGGCAAACTGGGTGGTCTGGTAGAATTCTACCGTTCGCCTGATCGTGTTGCCTGGTCGCCGACTGGCATCAACGTGCCTGACTATCCAAAGCTGGCCCAGATCTGGTGGCAGCAGATTGGTGACGTCAACTCGGGTGCGTTCACACCACAGGAAGCCATGGATCGTCTGGCCGAAGAAATGGACATCACCATGGGCCGCATGCAGCGCGCCGATGAGGCTGCCAATGTCTACGGCGGATGTGGCCCACGTCTGAACGAAGAAAAAGACGCGGACTGGTGGATGGCCAATGGTGGCGCCAAGCCAATGTTGGACAACGAGAAACCTGCAGGTCAGACCGTCAACTATGACGATCTGGTTGCCCGCTGGGCCACTGAGTAA
- a CDS encoding ABC transporter ATP-binding protein, with the protein MAKITLSRLRHSYYPNPSEPSDYALKEIDLDWNDGGAYALLGPSGCGKSTLLNIISGLLVPSEGSILFDGEDVTKLAPDKRNIAQVFQFPVIYDTMTVYDNLAFPLRNRGRDEDTVKQRVMAIAEMLEVTDMLDTKAAGLSPDNKQKISMGRGLVREDVNVVMFDEPLTVIDPHLKWKLRSKLKELHQRIKATMIYVTHDQTEALTFADQVVVMQDGEVVQIGTPVELFDRPAHTFVGHFIGSPGMNVLPCTLTDGQAYFTDQLIALEGAILGEPKGRTEIGIRPEFVTLAASGLPATVSKVSDVGRHTVVECDANGSKISAIIEGAGPDRGAPVFLNFQQNQTRLYVDGWIATQSQEALS; encoded by the coding sequence ATGGCTAAAATTACACTCTCAAGGCTGCGTCACAGCTATTACCCGAACCCATCCGAACCCTCGGACTATGCTCTCAAGGAAATCGATCTCGACTGGAACGATGGTGGTGCCTATGCGCTGCTGGGCCCGTCTGGTTGCGGCAAATCCACCCTGTTGAACATCATCTCCGGTCTGCTGGTCCCGTCAGAGGGAAGTATACTTTTTGATGGAGAGGACGTCACCAAACTGGCCCCGGACAAGCGCAACATTGCGCAGGTGTTCCAGTTCCCGGTGATCTACGACACCATGACTGTCTACGATAACCTCGCCTTCCCGCTGCGCAACCGTGGCCGTGACGAGGACACCGTCAAGCAACGCGTCATGGCCATCGCCGAGATGTTGGAAGTCACCGATATGCTGGACACCAAGGCCGCTGGTCTAAGTCCGGACAACAAGCAAAAGATCTCGATGGGACGTGGATTGGTCCGCGAGGATGTCAATGTCGTGATGTTCGATGAGCCGCTCACAGTGATCGACCCGCATCTGAAGTGGAAGCTGCGATCCAAGCTGAAGGAACTACATCAGCGCATCAAAGCAACGATGATCTATGTCACCCACGACCAGACCGAGGCCCTGACCTTTGCCGATCAGGTGGTGGTGATGCAGGACGGCGAAGTTGTTCAGATCGGCACCCCGGTTGAGCTGTTTGACCGCCCGGCCCATACCTTTGTCGGCCACTTCATTGGCTCACCTGGCATGAATGTTCTGCCCTGTACTCTGACTGATGGACAGGCCTATTTCACCGACCAATTGATTGCGCTGGAAGGTGCCATATTGGGCGAGCCCAAGGGCCGCACGGAAATCGGCATTCGCCCCGAATTTGTGACACTTGCAGCCAGCGGCTTGCCCGCCACGGTCAGCAAGGTTTCGGACGTCGGCCGCCACACAGTGGTGGAATGTGACGCAAACGGCAGCAAGATCAGCGCCATCATCGAAGGTGCCGGACCCGATAGAGGCGCCCCCGTGTTTCTAAATTTCCAACAGAACCAGACGCGACTGTATGTCGACGGCTGGATTGCCACCCAATCGCAAGAGGCACTGTCATGA